In Paenibacillus sp. 1781tsa1, one DNA window encodes the following:
- a CDS encoding glycoside hydrolase family 125 protein gives MEQFRLPKIPMPPVALPQSIQAVLEEAEQKLAHRPKLLQLFKNCFPNTIETTTKLMEDGTTFVITGDIPASWLRDSVEQVIHYIPFAKEDEDLQRIIGGLIKRHIQYVHIDPYANAFNETANDWHWNTTDETDMSPWVWERKFEIDSLCFVVRLAYLYWKETELTDIFDSSFKAAMRKIVDLFKVEQHHMEQSPYRFTRNNGIPTDSLRNHGKGMPVNYTGMIWSGFRSSDDACDFHYNISGNMFAVVALRQMQEFAEWVFRDMDLLQELKDLEQDVDHGIQLYGIYRHPEFGPIYAYETDGYGNYCLMDDAGTPGLMSIPYLGYVTADDPIYQNTRRFALSKENPFYYEGKVAKGIGSPHTPPNYIWHMGLSMQGLTAQSAEEKLEIIRMLEATDADTGYMHEGFHADDPTIFTRKWFAWSNSLFSQLVYTSMKDGLL, from the coding sequence ATGGAACAGTTCAGATTACCCAAAATACCCATGCCGCCTGTTGCTTTGCCACAATCCATTCAGGCCGTGCTCGAAGAAGCAGAACAGAAACTGGCTCACAGGCCGAAGCTGCTACAACTATTCAAAAACTGTTTCCCCAATACTATCGAAACAACAACCAAGTTGATGGAGGACGGTACCACTTTTGTCATCACAGGAGATATTCCGGCTTCCTGGCTGCGTGATTCGGTGGAGCAGGTCATACACTACATTCCGTTTGCAAAAGAAGACGAGGACCTGCAACGCATCATTGGCGGGCTGATCAAACGTCATATCCAGTACGTTCACATTGATCCGTATGCCAATGCCTTCAATGAGACGGCCAATGACTGGCACTGGAACACCACGGACGAAACCGACATGTCACCTTGGGTGTGGGAACGCAAATTCGAGATCGATTCATTATGTTTTGTTGTGCGGCTCGCCTATTTATATTGGAAGGAAACCGAGCTGACCGACATTTTTGATTCCAGTTTCAAGGCAGCGATGCGTAAAATCGTGGATCTGTTCAAAGTCGAACAGCATCACATGGAACAATCTCCATATCGCTTCACTCGCAATAACGGCATCCCGACAGACTCCCTGCGCAATCACGGAAAAGGTATGCCGGTCAACTACACGGGTATGATCTGGTCCGGTTTCCGTTCCAGTGATGATGCGTGTGATTTTCACTACAACATTTCAGGCAACATGTTCGCGGTTGTCGCTCTGCGTCAGATGCAGGAGTTTGCCGAGTGGGTGTTCAGGGATATGGATCTTTTGCAGGAACTGAAGGATTTGGAGCAGGACGTGGATCACGGCATTCAGCTGTATGGAATTTATCGTCATCCGGAATTTGGACCGATCTATGCGTACGAGACGGACGGTTATGGCAACTACTGTCTCATGGACGATGCCGGTACACCGGGACTCATGTCCATCCCCTATCTGGGCTACGTCACGGCGGATGATCCAATCTATCAGAATACGCGCCGCTTTGCTCTGAGCAAAGAGAATCCATTCTACTATGAGGGCAAGGTTGCCAAAGGAATCGGTAGCCCGCACACCCCGCCGAATTATATCTGGCATATGGGATTGTCCATGCAAGGACTGACTGCGCAGTCTGCCGAGGAGAAACTGGAGATTATTCGCATGCTCGAAGCGACAGATGCAGATACCGGGTATATGCATGAAGGCTTCCACGCCGATGATCCAACGATTTTTACACGAAAATGGTTTGCATGGTCCAACAGTCTGTTCTCCCAGTTGGTCTATACATCCATGAAGGATGGCCTGTTATGA
- a CDS encoding alpha-mannosidase, producing the protein MERIRRFIRELSEHQWLEQLQLRSWDITRAYYNVPGQYKDHGEYPEGQDFERFPSKQGMTYFFRTRLEIPATWQQAPYGLVFETGGEGLLRVNGHSYQGLDRNHTYVTLDPTKVGTNPELEIEMFDPVPEPVDPLNQQAVIQPPITSITSLLVRPNEAVRSLMYTVIIVRDSAVLLSESDFRRVRLLEAIYRAMDQFVGMTAEEIQQGEGIRHIEESLRHQVVEIGGNAEGLEHMVGQSHIDIAWLWPVRETVRKTSRTFSTVDALMNEYPDYVYSQSQPLLYAFLKEHDPELYARVKQRIAEGRWELVGGMWVEPDLNIPSGESLIRQMLYGQRFYMEEFGKTSQIEWLPDTFGYCASLPQILKHGNVEYFMTTKLGWNDTNVFPYDLFHWVGIDGTPILSYLNHGVNENTLPKDIHDHWQSYREKAAHPEHMLLYGHGDGGGGVTREMLEYVDRADLMVGQPASRYSTAGAFFAGIEKEQPVLPKWHGDLYLELHRGTYTTHARNKRNNRKAEVLYREAELWNTLAQPDMEANAEAEVRAALHDGWKLILLNQFHDIIPGSAITESYVTSNEEYVQVFELGRTGLDQGIAALTTGINTEGPEGSVAYVVFNSLGWKRSAVVQLSVQDGFDRYGIDEEGQRLRMDREDGSISILVTDIPAFGYKTIWLVPENTRETNVREMTNLAVQPTFNDTWDTALYHIQFNERGEITRLWDKTAEREMLKPGERGNQLHFFHDRPTLWDAWDIDNRYEEQVAGEVELVEKKLVLAGTTKDVLRFHWKLHQSVITQDIVFYHDSRRIDFQTQVNWNEDHKLLKVGFPIDVVTSKATFEIPFGALERPTHRNTSWEQAQYEVCGHRFADVAEYGYGVSLLNDCKYGYDVQGSTIRLSLLRAPKWPDRTADLGEHEFTYSLYPHDGDWRNAHTVRQAAELNTEVVVQQVEQTQHPQQVQSMEQVQQMDQSQQSTGAEVYPTADATVTVAHPRPATGSWINFESQHVILDTVKLAEDGHGTVLRFYESSGKRENITLQWPHAFEQAYHSNALEEPIKPLAHTNGQFTLSFKPYQIQTVLLR; encoded by the coding sequence TTGGAACGTATCAGACGATTTATTCGCGAGTTGTCCGAACATCAGTGGCTGGAGCAATTACAGCTGCGTAGCTGGGACATTACCCGCGCTTATTATAATGTGCCAGGACAGTATAAGGATCATGGTGAGTACCCCGAAGGGCAAGATTTTGAGCGTTTTCCGAGCAAACAGGGAATGACTTATTTTTTTAGAACACGTTTGGAGATCCCTGCTACATGGCAGCAAGCACCTTATGGGCTTGTATTTGAGACAGGCGGAGAAGGTTTGCTTCGGGTAAATGGGCACTCTTATCAGGGCCTTGACCGCAATCATACCTACGTCACGCTTGATCCAACCAAAGTCGGGACCAACCCAGAACTTGAGATCGAGATGTTTGATCCAGTACCTGAACCTGTGGACCCCTTGAATCAACAGGCTGTTATTCAACCGCCGATTACATCAATTACGAGCCTGCTGGTAAGACCAAATGAAGCCGTTCGCAGTCTCATGTATACCGTCATTATTGTACGTGATTCGGCTGTGCTGCTGTCAGAAAGTGACTTCAGGCGGGTTCGTCTGCTGGAAGCCATCTATCGTGCAATGGACCAATTTGTAGGCATGACAGCAGAAGAGATCCAGCAGGGAGAAGGTATTCGCCACATCGAGGAGAGCCTGAGGCATCAAGTCGTTGAGATTGGCGGTAACGCGGAAGGTCTGGAGCATATGGTGGGACAGTCCCATATTGATATTGCGTGGCTGTGGCCTGTACGTGAGACGGTACGCAAAACGAGCCGTACCTTCTCCACCGTGGACGCACTCATGAATGAATATCCCGACTATGTGTATTCCCAGAGCCAACCCTTGTTATATGCATTTCTGAAGGAGCATGATCCCGAACTGTATGCGCGAGTGAAGCAGCGCATTGCAGAAGGGCGTTGGGAGCTTGTTGGCGGTATGTGGGTTGAGCCGGATCTGAACATCCCGAGTGGGGAGTCCCTGATTCGCCAGATGTTATATGGTCAGCGTTTCTATATGGAGGAATTCGGCAAGACATCACAGATTGAATGGCTGCCGGATACATTCGGGTACTGTGCCTCACTGCCGCAGATTTTGAAACATGGCAATGTGGAGTATTTCATGACCACGAAGCTCGGATGGAATGACACAAATGTGTTTCCATATGACCTGTTTCACTGGGTGGGGATTGACGGCACACCCATTCTGTCTTACCTCAATCATGGTGTTAATGAGAACACCCTGCCAAAAGACATTCACGACCATTGGCAGTCCTACCGGGAGAAAGCAGCGCATCCGGAGCACATGCTTCTATATGGACATGGAGATGGCGGAGGCGGGGTAACACGCGAGATGCTGGAGTATGTCGATCGTGCAGACCTGATGGTTGGACAGCCTGCAAGTCGTTATAGTACAGCCGGAGCTTTTTTTGCCGGAATTGAAAAGGAGCAACCTGTACTTCCGAAGTGGCATGGTGATCTATATCTGGAATTACATCGGGGAACCTACACGACACATGCGCGCAATAAGCGCAACAATCGGAAAGCGGAGGTTCTGTATCGAGAAGCTGAGTTGTGGAATACACTCGCTCAACCGGATATGGAGGCAAATGCAGAAGCTGAAGTGCGTGCGGCACTGCATGATGGTTGGAAACTTATTCTGCTGAATCAATTCCACGATATTATACCGGGATCGGCGATTACGGAGTCCTACGTGACTTCGAATGAGGAATATGTACAGGTATTTGAATTGGGTAGAACCGGACTGGATCAAGGCATTGCAGCATTGACAACGGGGATCAACACCGAGGGACCAGAAGGTTCAGTAGCCTATGTTGTATTCAACAGTCTGGGCTGGAAACGGAGTGCAGTCGTTCAACTTTCTGTGCAGGATGGTTTTGATCGCTACGGCATCGATGAAGAAGGCCAGCGCCTGCGAATGGATCGGGAGGATGGTAGCATCTCTATTCTCGTGACAGACATTCCGGCGTTTGGATATAAAACAATCTGGCTGGTACCGGAAAACACAAGGGAAACGAATGTACGGGAAATGACCAACCTTGCCGTACAACCAACCTTTAATGATACATGGGATACCGCTCTTTATCATATACAGTTCAACGAACGCGGGGAGATCACCCGTCTGTGGGATAAGACCGCGGAGCGCGAGATGCTGAAGCCAGGTGAACGAGGCAATCAGCTTCATTTCTTCCATGACCGTCCGACACTCTGGGATGCATGGGATATCGACAATCGTTATGAGGAACAGGTTGCTGGCGAAGTGGAACTGGTGGAGAAAAAGCTGGTGCTGGCGGGTACAACGAAGGACGTCCTGCGCTTTCACTGGAAGCTTCATCAATCGGTGATTACACAAGATATCGTCTTTTATCACGACTCACGGCGAATCGACTTCCAGACACAGGTGAACTGGAATGAAGATCACAAGCTTCTGAAAGTTGGTTTCCCTATTGATGTGGTGACCTCCAAAGCGACATTTGAGATTCCATTTGGCGCACTGGAACGTCCAACGCATCGCAACACAAGTTGGGAACAAGCCCAGTATGAGGTCTGCGGACATCGCTTCGCGGATGTAGCCGAATATGGATACGGCGTGAGCTTGCTCAATGACTGCAAATACGGTTATGACGTGCAAGGCAGCACGATTCGTTTGTCCTTGTTGCGTGCCCCAAAATGGCCTGACCGAACGGCTGATCTGGGAGAACATGAATTCACATATTCCCTGTACCCGCACGACGGAGACTGGAGAAACGCACACACCGTACGTCAGGCAGCTGAACTGAACACGGAAGTGGTCGTGCAACAAGTAGAGCAAACACAACACCCACAACAAGTGCAATCGATGGAACAGGTGCAGCAGATGGATCAATCACAACAAAGCACAGGGGCTGAAGTATATCCAACGGCAGATGCAACAGTAACTGTTGCACACCCACGTCCAGCAACTGGATCATGGATTAACTTCGAAAGCCAGCATGTCATTCTGGATACCGTCAAACTGGCAGAGGATGGACACGGCACCGTACTGCGTTTCTATGAGTCGTCAGGCAAACGCGAAAACATCACATTGCAATGGCCACATGCGTTCGAGCAAGCCTATCACTCTAATGCACTGGAAGAACCAATCAAACCACTGGCCCACACTAACGGCCAGTTTACACTATCTTTTAAACCCTACCAAATACAAACCGTGCTACTGCGGTAA
- a CDS encoding glycoside hydrolase family 3 N-terminal domain-containing protein encodes MTYKDQSKSVEERVQHLLSLMTTKEKVGQLTQPFGWQTYTNDQGNITLNESFKQQVENGGIGSLYGALRADPWTGVTLENGLSAREGAEAVNLIQRYAVEHSRLGIPILIGEECSHGHMAIDGTVYPVPLLLGSTWNLDLYREMCQAVARETRAQGGAVTYSPVLDVVRDPRWGRTEECFGEDPFLIGELAVASVEGLQGESLDRDDAVAATLKHFVGYGSSEGGRNAGPVHMGWRELLEVDLYPFRKAVEAGAASIMPAYNEIDGTPCTVNTELLEDVLRKDWGFDGLVITDCGAINMLASGHDVAADGLDASVQAIEAGIDMEMSGEMFGQYLVQAVAEGKLDVQVLDQAVSRVLALKFRLGLFEQPYVDADRAAEVIGSEQHIQLARQLAAEGVVLLKNEADTLPLSIGNLGRIAVIGPNADQAYNQLGDYTSPQPKSKVATVLDGIRSKLANRMDMQTEKSSVGFLTGDSSVDQVLYAPGCRIKGDSKEGFERAFEVASQADTVIMVVGGSSARDFGEGTIDLKTGASNVSDHSWNDMECGEGIDRMTLGLAGVQLELIQEIHKLGKKLVVVYINGRPITEPWVDEHADAILEAWYPGQEGGHAIADILFGDVNPSGKLTISIPKHVGQLPIYYNGKRSRGKRYLEEDLQPRYAFGYGLSYTTFEYSEPQLSDASMTAGDSVTVSVNVTNTGPYAGAEVVQMYISDVVSSLTRPAKELKGFVKVNLEPGETQTVEFRIGAEQLQYIGRDLKPVVEPGLFHIHIGSSVNDTHMTELTVREA; translated from the coding sequence ATGACTTACAAGGACCAAAGCAAATCCGTAGAGGAACGGGTACAACACTTGCTGAGCCTGATGACTACGAAAGAAAAGGTAGGCCAACTTACGCAGCCATTTGGCTGGCAGACCTATACGAATGATCAGGGAAACATCACATTAAATGAATCCTTTAAGCAGCAAGTGGAGAATGGCGGCATTGGCTCCCTCTATGGTGCACTTCGTGCAGATCCCTGGACTGGCGTTACGCTGGAAAATGGACTTTCCGCCAGAGAAGGCGCGGAGGCGGTTAATCTCATTCAACGCTATGCGGTCGAGCATTCCAGATTGGGCATTCCCATCCTGATTGGGGAAGAGTGCTCGCATGGTCATATGGCGATTGACGGAACGGTTTATCCCGTCCCCCTTTTACTGGGGAGTACGTGGAATCTGGATCTATACCGGGAGATGTGCCAGGCAGTAGCGCGGGAGACACGTGCTCAAGGCGGTGCGGTTACCTATTCTCCGGTACTGGATGTTGTGCGTGATCCGCGCTGGGGGCGTACGGAGGAATGTTTCGGTGAAGATCCGTTTCTCATTGGAGAACTGGCAGTTGCTTCCGTGGAAGGACTTCAAGGTGAAAGTCTGGATCGGGACGATGCAGTTGCTGCTACGCTAAAACATTTTGTCGGTTACGGCAGCTCGGAAGGTGGACGCAATGCAGGACCTGTGCATATGGGCTGGCGTGAACTGCTGGAAGTGGATCTGTATCCATTCCGTAAAGCGGTAGAAGCAGGCGCAGCTTCCATCATGCCGGCGTATAACGAAATTGATGGCACACCTTGTACGGTAAATACGGAATTGCTGGAAGATGTTTTGCGTAAGGATTGGGGCTTTGATGGTCTGGTTATTACGGATTGTGGCGCGATCAACATGCTGGCAAGTGGGCATGACGTCGCGGCAGATGGACTGGATGCATCGGTGCAGGCGATAGAGGCAGGCATCGATATGGAAATGTCCGGTGAGATGTTCGGGCAATATCTGGTGCAGGCGGTGGCAGAAGGCAAGCTTGATGTGCAGGTTCTGGATCAGGCTGTCTCTCGCGTGCTGGCATTGAAGTTCAGACTGGGCTTATTCGAACAGCCTTATGTGGATGCTGATCGGGCAGCAGAAGTGATTGGCAGTGAGCAGCATATTCAACTAGCACGCCAGTTGGCGGCGGAAGGGGTTGTGCTTCTCAAAAATGAGGCCGACACGCTACCTTTATCGATAGGAAATTTGGGCCGGATTGCCGTCATTGGCCCCAATGCCGATCAGGCCTACAATCAGCTGGGTGATTACACGTCTCCGCAACCGAAGTCGAAAGTGGCGACGGTACTGGACGGGATTCGCAGTAAGCTTGCTAATCGTATGGATATGCAAACGGAGAAGAGTTCTGTTGGTTTTTTGACTGGTGACAGCAGTGTAGATCAGGTTCTCTATGCACCAGGATGCCGGATCAAAGGTGATTCAAAAGAAGGATTTGAGCGTGCTTTCGAAGTTGCCAGTCAGGCGGATACGGTGATTATGGTGGTTGGCGGCTCCAGTGCGCGTGACTTTGGAGAAGGAACAATCGATCTGAAGACGGGCGCTTCCAATGTATCGGATCACTCATGGAACGATATGGAGTGCGGTGAAGGGATCGACCGGATGACGTTGGGGCTTGCCGGAGTACAGTTGGAACTCATTCAGGAGATTCACAAGCTCGGCAAAAAGCTTGTCGTTGTCTACATTAATGGTCGTCCCATCACTGAACCTTGGGTGGATGAACATGCCGATGCGATTCTGGAGGCATGGTATCCGGGTCAAGAGGGCGGGCATGCCATTGCAGATATTCTGTTCGGTGATGTGAATCCGTCAGGCAAATTGACGATCTCCATTCCGAAGCATGTCGGCCAATTACCGATCTATTACAACGGCAAGCGTTCCCGAGGCAAGCGTTACCTCGAAGAGGATTTGCAGCCACGTTATGCATTTGGATACGGACTGAGTTATACCACATTTGAGTACAGTGAACCGCAGCTGAGTGATGCATCCATGACAGCGGGTGATTCAGTCACGGTATCTGTGAATGTGACCAACACCGGCCCTTATGCAGGTGCAGAAGTTGTACAGATGTACATCTCAGACGTGGTTAGCTCACTGACTCGTCCCGCCAAGGAACTGAAGGGGTTTGTGAAAGTGAACCTGGAGCCTGGAGAGACACAGACCGTGGAATTCCGAATTGGAGCGGAGCAGTTACAGTATATTGGTCGTGATTTGAAGCCTGTCGTTGAACCGGGCCTATTCCATATTCATATCGGCAGCAGCGTAAACGATACGCATATGACCGAACTGACCGTAAGGGAGGCGTAA
- a CDS encoding carbohydrate ABC transporter permease, producing MAQAGLVKKRDFHHVSSGWNVIMNIIAGLFALICVFPFVFVVIISFTDEKALARDGYRLIPAEWSLAAYQFVWQSGDTLLRAYGVTILVTVLGTIISLILMSLYAYAISRKSFRYRRFFSIFAILTMLFNGGMIPTYMVVSQLLGLKDTLWALILPLAMNAFYIMILRTFYSTSVPDAVIESAKIDGAGEFYTFMKIVIPLSLPGLATIGLFSTLGYWNDWFNALLYIDNPNLVPLQSMLMRIESSIQFIQQNSANSSMSLAAMQSIPQDTSRMAMVVLATLPIIFAYPFFQRYFVQGLTVGAVKE from the coding sequence ATGGCTCAAGCAGGGCTTGTTAAAAAACGCGACTTCCACCACGTATCCAGCGGCTGGAACGTGATCATGAACATCATCGCCGGTCTATTTGCTCTGATCTGTGTATTTCCTTTTGTATTTGTAGTCATTATCTCGTTTACGGATGAGAAAGCACTGGCCCGTGATGGGTATCGTCTGATTCCGGCAGAATGGAGTCTCGCGGCATATCAGTTTGTCTGGCAGAGTGGGGACACGCTACTGCGGGCGTATGGAGTGACCATTCTGGTGACGGTACTCGGTACTATCATCAGTCTGATTCTCATGTCGCTGTATGCGTATGCGATTTCCCGTAAGAGCTTCAGATATCGGAGATTTTTCTCCATCTTTGCGATTCTGACCATGTTGTTCAACGGCGGGATGATTCCAACTTATATGGTCGTATCCCAGTTGCTTGGACTGAAAGATACGTTATGGGCACTGATTCTGCCGCTGGCAATGAATGCCTTCTACATTATGATTCTGCGTACATTCTACTCCACCAGTGTGCCAGATGCAGTCATTGAATCGGCGAAGATCGATGGCGCCGGTGAGTTCTATACCTTTATGAAAATCGTAATTCCACTCTCCTTGCCGGGACTGGCAACCATCGGGTTGTTCAGTACACTTGGTTACTGGAATGATTGGTTCAATGCTCTCTTATACATTGATAACCCCAATCTGGTGCCGCTGCAATCTATGCTGATGCGGATTGAGTCGAGTATTCAGTTCATCCAGCAGAACTCTGCTAACAGTTCGATGAGTCTGGCAGCCATGCAGTCCATTCCGCAGGATACGTCCCGAATGGCGATGGTTGTGCTTGCCACGTTGCCAATTATATTCGCTTATCCGTTCTTCCAACGTTATTTTGTACAGGGTCTGACGGTGGGCGCGGTCAAAGAATAA
- a CDS encoding sugar ABC transporter permease, with product MTTFLKNLIRNRVMLFMVLPGAIWFFFFSYLPLVGTVAAFKEYRFSREGFWASLMKSEWVGWDNFKFLFSTSDAWLITRNTLFYNIAIIFLGLVFAVALAILLSELVNKRLAKLYQTGMFLPYFLSWVIVGYFAFSFLSMDRGMLNQIIGWLGMEPIQWYSEAKYWPYILVFVALWKTIGYSSVVYLASILGIDKSLYEAAMIDGASKWQQIRNITIPLLSPIITIMTLLAVGRIFYADFGLFYQVPRDSGTLYSVTNVIDTYVYRGLKTSGEIGMSTAAGLYQSVVGFVLVIISNYVVRKIDKDSSLF from the coding sequence ATGACTACATTTTTGAAAAACCTGATTAGAAACCGGGTCATGCTGTTCATGGTGCTGCCAGGCGCCATCTGGTTCTTCTTCTTCTCCTACTTGCCCCTTGTGGGTACAGTGGCTGCCTTTAAGGAATATCGGTTCAGCCGTGAAGGGTTCTGGGCAAGTCTGATGAAGAGCGAATGGGTAGGCTGGGACAATTTCAAATTCCTGTTCAGCACAAGTGATGCATGGCTCATTACACGCAACACCCTCTTTTATAACATCGCCATTATCTTCCTGGGACTGGTATTCGCTGTGGCACTGGCAATCCTGCTCTCGGAACTGGTTAACAAACGACTCGCCAAACTGTATCAAACCGGCATGTTTCTGCCGTATTTTCTATCCTGGGTTATCGTTGGTTACTTCGCTTTCAGCTTCTTGAGCATGGACCGCGGGATGTTGAATCAGATTATCGGCTGGCTCGGGATGGAACCAATTCAGTGGTACTCCGAGGCAAAATATTGGCCGTATATTCTGGTGTTCGTAGCGTTATGGAAAACGATCGGTTATAGCAGCGTTGTTTATCTGGCTTCGATACTTGGGATCGATAAATCGCTGTATGAAGCAGCCATGATTGATGGAGCAAGCAAATGGCAGCAGATTCGCAACATTACGATTCCGTTGCTGTCGCCGATCATCACGATTATGACCTTGCTGGCCGTAGGCCGCATTTTCTATGCTGACTTCGGACTCTTCTATCAGGTGCCAAGGGATTCGGGTACGCTTTATTCCGTGACAAATGTTATTGATACGTATGTATATCGTGGTTTGAAAACTAGTGGTGAGATCGGCATGAGTACAGCAGCGGGATTGTATCAATCCGTGGTGGGCTTTGTGCTTGTTATTATCTCCAACTATGTTGTTCGCAAAATCGATAAAGACAGCAGCCTATTCTAG
- a CDS encoding ABC transporter substrate-binding protein codes for MSKQRKRFSLVLALLMAVTLVLSACGGSKDASESGGAGDDAVELIWYTIGTPQKDVNKVMEEVSKYTKEKINATVTMKMVDWGDYPQKMQVNVASGEPMDILFTSSGGFDYVQNARKGAFLELDDLLAEYGQDLTKTIDPAFLSGSKVDGHNYGIPANKELPQQEVWRFNQMLVDKYKLDTSGVRTLDSLEPLLKTIKENESSVTPFAMDKNYVPYVPYDYVIQNLPMAIKLDTTDYKLVNILETPEMKEALTTMHKYYKAGYVSAEAATTGSTNDLTTSGNWFLDRAQTQPLADNQWSASYGYQVVSTPASEPIITNTSVQGSIMAISANSEYPEKAMEFLNLLNTDPVLRNMVDSGIEGTHYKKVDDTHMENLPESKNYDMPSYSLGNNMLLYLNSNDPDNKWDEFKKFNAEGTNSPILSFNFDSSNVSAELTAVQNVKEQYWAALMTGTLDPAANLDQVIEKFNQAGLEKVMAEAQSQLDAWRAENK; via the coding sequence ATGAGTAAACAAAGAAAACGCTTCTCACTCGTTCTTGCATTGTTAATGGCCGTTACACTTGTTCTTAGTGCCTGTGGAGGAAGCAAAGATGCTTCGGAATCCGGGGGAGCTGGAGATGACGCGGTAGAGTTGATCTGGTATACCATCGGTACCCCTCAGAAAGACGTCAACAAAGTGATGGAAGAAGTGAGCAAGTATACCAAAGAGAAAATTAATGCCACGGTAACGATGAAGATGGTTGACTGGGGTGACTACCCGCAGAAGATGCAGGTTAACGTAGCATCCGGTGAGCCAATGGACATTCTGTTCACCTCTTCCGGTGGATTCGATTATGTACAAAATGCCAGAAAAGGAGCATTCCTTGAACTGGATGACCTGCTTGCTGAATACGGTCAGGATCTCACCAAGACCATTGATCCTGCATTCCTCAGCGGTTCGAAGGTAGACGGACACAATTACGGAATTCCAGCCAACAAAGAGCTGCCTCAACAAGAGGTATGGCGCTTTAACCAAATGCTGGTTGATAAATACAAGCTGGACACCTCTGGTGTCCGTACGTTAGACAGTCTGGAGCCTTTACTGAAAACGATCAAGGAAAACGAGTCGAGTGTAACACCTTTTGCCATGGATAAAAACTATGTTCCTTACGTGCCGTATGACTATGTCATTCAGAATCTGCCGATGGCAATCAAGCTGGATACAACGGACTATAAACTCGTGAACATATTGGAAACACCTGAAATGAAAGAAGCACTTACGACGATGCACAAATATTATAAAGCCGGTTATGTATCTGCTGAAGCAGCTACAACAGGTTCCACGAACGACCTGACAACATCGGGCAACTGGTTCCTGGATCGTGCACAGACACAGCCGCTCGCGGACAACCAATGGTCTGCAAGTTACGGTTATCAAGTTGTTTCAACACCTGCAAGTGAACCGATTATAACGAATACATCTGTACAAGGTTCCATTATGGCCATCTCGGCCAACTCGGAATATCCAGAGAAAGCGATGGAGTTCCTGAACCTGCTGAATACAGATCCTGTGCTGCGCAATATGGTGGACTCCGGTATCGAGGGTACACACTACAAAAAAGTGGATGACACGCATATGGAAAATCTGCCTGAATCGAAAAACTACGATATGCCTTCATACTCCCTTGGGAATAACATGCTGCTCTATCTGAACAGTAATGACCCGGACAACAAATGGGATGAGTTCAAGAAGTTTAACGCTGAAGGTACCAATTCCCCGATCCTCAGCTTTAACTTTGATTCAAGCAATGTATCTGCCGAACTGACGGCGGTACAGAACGTGAAAGAGCAGTATTGGGCAGCACTGATGACAGGTACACTGGACCCGGCAGCCAATCTGGATCAAGTGATTGAGAAGTTCAATCAAGCCGGACTGGAGAAAGTAATGGCGGAAGCCCAAAGCCAGCTGGATGCCTGGAGAGCAGAAAACAAGTAA